A window of the Dyadobacter pollutisoli genome harbors these coding sequences:
- a CDS encoding relaxase/mobilization nuclease domain-containing protein: MIGKVMIGSSFGGVLRYTMEKQEASLLLSEGMRTDQVHSMIDDFNMQRKLNPNLTKAVGHISLSWSKEDAALLTPEIMKQRALEYMGKMKISGTQFILVEHRDKNHPHLHVRP, from the coding sequence ATGATCGGTAAGGTAATGATTGGAAGCAGCTTCGGCGGTGTCCTGCGGTATACCATGGAAAAACAGGAAGCAAGTCTGCTGCTATCCGAAGGTATGAGAACGGATCAAGTCCACTCTATGATCGATGATTTCAATATGCAAAGAAAACTAAATCCTAACCTGACAAAGGCAGTCGGGCATATTTCGCTGAGTTGGAGCAAGGAAGATGCAGCCCTGCTAACACCTGAGATTATGAAGCAACGTGCTTTGGAGTACATGGGAAAGATGAAGATCTCCGGTACACAGTTTATCCTGGTCGAGCACCGGGATAAAAACCATCCGCATTTGCATGTGCGCCCATAA
- a CDS encoding MobC family plasmid mobilization relaxosome protein: MEKTETKDRKPYNPKGGRPPKKVKRQSQLMVRLTETERFLIEEKAKDAGMKPSAWFRLAAKKAKVLARLKPDDLRHLRTLTGMANNLNQLTHLAHKEGLTFIRQSCKELLLQIDAILKKLGRDDR; this comes from the coding sequence ATGGAAAAGACAGAAACCAAAGACCGAAAGCCCTATAATCCCAAAGGCGGCAGGCCACCAAAAAAAGTAAAACGGCAAAGCCAACTCATGGTCAGGCTGACAGAAACCGAGCGCTTTTTGATCGAAGAAAAAGCCAAGGATGCCGGGATGAAACCAAGCGCCTGGTTCAGGTTGGCTGCCAAGAAAGCAAAAGTTTTGGCAAGGTTAAAACCTGATGATCTCAGGCATCTGAGGACACTGACCGGCATGGCCAACAACCTGAATCAGCTGACGCACCTTGCCCATAAGGAAGGACTGACATTCATCCGGCAATCCTGCAAAGAGCTGCTTTTGCAAATCGATGCAATCCTGAAAAAGCTCGGCCGCGATGATCGGTAA
- a CDS encoding toprim domain-containing protein, translated as MNISQLNQLPITDFLCKIGIEPSYKRGESQWYVSPIREPEQSPSFKVNTAINRWYDYALMQGGKLFDLAERLYPNQHASSLVEKLNSLFLFEQQNQDFSLAAKPIWPSVTDNRVNAPAITINEIKPLGNNPAITSYLESRGIPLNIARSYCKEVYYQLEERQYFAAGFENRSGGYELRNAYFKGASSPKDITHIGNEGKSICVVEGFMDFLSLLTLQKNVHPMRSDFLVLNSVSLADRSLAILEGYQNVFLYLDHDNAGRKTQEKYQSAGLKTVDASVIYKQYKDLNDYLVSQKSGQKEVKQRQEYKKSQGLGL; from the coding sequence GTGAATATCAGTCAATTAAACCAGCTACCCATCACTGATTTTCTTTGTAAAATTGGTATTGAGCCCAGCTACAAAAGGGGTGAAAGTCAATGGTACGTCTCGCCTATCCGCGAGCCAGAGCAGTCCCCGTCGTTTAAAGTGAACACAGCCATAAACAGATGGTACGACTACGCGCTCATGCAGGGCGGGAAGTTATTTGACCTGGCCGAAAGGCTTTATCCCAACCAGCATGCAAGTAGTCTTGTGGAAAAGTTGAACAGCCTTTTTCTCTTTGAACAGCAAAACCAAGATTTTTCCTTGGCAGCTAAACCTATATGGCCGAGCGTTACTGATAACCGGGTTAATGCTCCTGCTATTACTATCAACGAGATTAAGCCCTTGGGAAACAATCCGGCAATAACCAGCTATCTGGAAAGCCGGGGTATTCCGCTCAACATCGCCAGGTCTTACTGCAAGGAAGTATATTATCAGCTGGAAGAGAGACAATACTTCGCCGCAGGATTTGAAAACCGGTCCGGTGGGTATGAGCTGAGAAATGCTTACTTCAAAGGCGCATCCTCACCCAAGGATATTACGCACATTGGAAACGAAGGCAAGTCCATTTGCGTCGTTGAAGGGTTCATGGATTTTCTTTCACTACTCACTTTGCAAAAAAATGTTCACCCAATGCGCAGTGATTTTCTGGTGCTGAACTCTGTGAGTCTGGCAGATAGAAGCTTGGCTATTTTGGAAGGTTACCAGAATGTTTTCCTGTATCTGGATCATGACAATGCTGGTAGAAAAACGCAGGAAAAATACCAGTCGGCAGGGCTCAAAACGGTTGATGCCTCCGTGATCTACAAGCAGTACAAAGACCTAAATGATTATTTAGTAAGCCAGAAATCAGGTCAAAAAGAAGTGAAACAGCGGCAGGAATATAAGAAGTCGCAGGGACTGGGCCTGTAA
- a CDS encoding primase-helicase family protein — translation MMSANNYPLNLPGSYIRVQTGYYKKCMQPTVSKEFMEMWIPWSAEMLRQDLEPSQIKKIRKFDGFCCVPDHLDYKEIVGNFYNLYHRLEANPEPGDPSVTLGFIRHIFGEQFELGLDYLSLLYQRPTQKLPVLCLVSKERKTGKTTFLNFLKMIFGKNMTFNGNSDFRSQFNSDWMNTLIIAVDEVLLDRREDSEKIKNLSTARNSKVEAKGKDRKETEFFGKFVLCSNNEENFIVIDPAETRYWVRKVSVLQSENIHLLDLMASELPAFLHFLLSRNLSVPIAQTRMWFAERQIRTEALMRVIRNNRNRLETEMLFILREIFENTGITKLEFTNKDMLELLKRNMPRLTRHQVSSVLQNDWGLKPVANSLNYQTYLYNSCNDLTAVHSTGRYYSVSMDWISQKFDEGS, via the coding sequence ATGATGTCAGCCAACAATTATCCGTTGAACCTGCCAGGCAGCTATATACGGGTGCAGACCGGCTACTACAAAAAGTGTATGCAGCCGACTGTCAGCAAGGAATTTATGGAGATGTGGATCCCATGGTCGGCCGAGATGCTCAGGCAGGACCTTGAACCAAGCCAGATTAAAAAGATCAGAAAGTTTGACGGTTTCTGCTGCGTGCCCGATCATCTGGACTATAAAGAGATTGTCGGAAACTTTTACAACCTATACCACCGGTTGGAAGCGAACCCTGAGCCAGGAGACCCGTCTGTTACGCTCGGGTTTATACGCCACATTTTCGGCGAACAATTTGAGCTTGGTCTGGACTATCTAAGCCTTCTTTACCAAAGACCGACTCAAAAGCTTCCGGTGCTGTGCCTGGTCTCCAAAGAGCGCAAAACCGGAAAGACCACTTTTCTAAACTTTCTGAAAATGATCTTTGGAAAGAACATGACCTTTAATGGCAACAGCGATTTCCGCTCGCAGTTCAATTCCGACTGGATGAACACTTTGATCATTGCCGTCGATGAAGTGCTGCTGGACCGAAGGGAAGATTCAGAAAAGATAAAAAACCTGAGCACGGCCCGCAATTCCAAGGTAGAAGCCAAAGGCAAAGACCGGAAGGAAACCGAGTTCTTTGGCAAGTTTGTCTTATGCTCCAACAATGAAGAAAACTTCATTGTCATTGATCCGGCCGAAACCCGGTACTGGGTGCGCAAGGTGTCAGTGCTTCAATCCGAAAACATCCATCTTCTGGATTTAATGGCCAGTGAGCTTCCAGCATTTCTGCATTTCCTGCTCTCACGAAACCTGTCAGTCCCAATAGCACAAACCAGGATGTGGTTTGCTGAAAGGCAGATCCGTACCGAGGCATTGATGCGAGTCATTCGCAATAATCGTAACCGGCTTGAAACGGAAATGCTCTTTATCCTGAGGGAGATCTTTGAGAATACAGGTATCACTAAGCTCGAATTCACTAACAAGGATATGCTCGAACTGTTGAAGCGGAATATGCCCAGGCTAACGCGGCATCAGGTTTCTAGTGTGCTGCAAAACGATTGGGGCTTAAAGCCCGTAGCTAACAGTTTGAACTATCAAACCTATTTGTACAACAGCTGCAATGATCTTACAGCCGTGCATTCAACCGGCAGGTATTACAGTGTTTCTATGGACTGGATTAGCCAAAAGTTTGATGAGGGGTCATAA
- a CDS encoding helix-turn-helix domain-containing protein, translated as MEQYSFDQLPRAVSELHQKIDSIQDLLLESRQQILPTIELMTISQAAEFLNLSVQTLYGKVCHREIPVSKKGKRLYFYKSELEEWIKSGKKKTMSELREQLPSFTGSRKGRLR; from the coding sequence ATGGAACAATACTCATTTGACCAGCTGCCCCGCGCAGTTTCAGAACTTCACCAAAAGATTGACAGCATCCAGGATCTTCTTTTAGAATCCCGCCAGCAAATCTTGCCAACCATAGAACTAATGACGATTTCCCAGGCTGCTGAGTTTCTTAACCTTTCCGTGCAGACGCTCTATGGCAAAGTCTGCCACCGCGAGATCCCGGTCAGCAAGAAGGGTAAAAGGCTTTACTTCTACAAATCGGAATTGGAGGAATGGATTAAGTCCGGAAAGAAGAAAACAATGTCTGAACTTCGGGAGCAGCTTCCCTCATTTACAGGATCACGCAAAGGAAGACTTCGTTAG
- a CDS encoding SMEK domain-containing protein translates to MTKDNPQQTALNFGKQIDEIRQGLAYVESHISIGRSTNLTDLNIHAEDFVGGILNILYDFKLVNTNISSGNFPCIDLIDTSRRIGVQVTSEKGSSKISSTIDCVNQNKLTSAIDVLKIFTLKPKQNKYSISKSCPGIKFDWLEDIIDFNDIMESVVHLGNDEKLTQLHSYIVSFTTIFTNYSTRIPTLYLPRQEANPSWLSFSSRSTKLVGRDNELKALENFLESEKQFSWWLVTGRAGTGKSRLALELCNLYEKQGWNVGFLQRSTTVFDWSRFKPTKNTLVIVDYVVGRAREVSDLILELSYANNTSTAIRILLLERDSQSWWSNFIREDSWSENAEMMNSKYPYPDLALNSLAKADMLEMLKELNVINQPDESKRSDDKFLEWMNRPNIGGRPLYVMLFSKFPNVDEPNELLRTVLKREAGKRRERIQESLLKKHENLLFLATIVGGILGEETGFEKLDKAINSGLLPQLSEIDFDNYFSLLEVYNESTAIPGITPDLLGELHVLDCLSLKDFRGAPFRQLLELAYKIQPDDVIAFIVRCYFDFHDHPSFKMLVNPSLDTTENRVTKAKLVAQFACFQNVLFDKFLQAEIDGITVIGDSNIQESELNKWVALSEYNYACSLMFPKVPSIILAISGMDGEHRASEAERRLRAVVSRVEENSSIRFMALLNLGTLLDNNEAIDIYTEVIESNFSDDETRACALNNRAYIYQGREDYFAAIKDREHVLTLSNTSSDRRFVALFGCGESHFLLGMFDKVIQDMTTIIESSDIIPIDKICALVCRSVGYYFKGEVQASSLEDLQLAVQKLIRFVTHEDLQSKLLDALSLKDWDKSIQLVQDDEKAPDKDAIELLRTIYPFVIALSSNNDNFQDRGRWDELRKMIISKASRLRVHNPNIAM, encoded by the coding sequence ATGACGAAAGACAATCCCCAACAAACAGCTTTGAATTTTGGAAAACAGATTGACGAAATACGTCAAGGACTAGCATACGTAGAATCTCATATCTCCATAGGTCGTTCGACAAATTTGACAGATCTTAATATTCATGCAGAAGATTTTGTCGGAGGTATACTTAATATTCTCTATGATTTTAAACTCGTCAATACGAATATTTCAAGTGGAAACTTTCCTTGTATCGATCTAATTGATACTAGTCGACGAATTGGGGTTCAAGTTACCTCTGAAAAGGGGTCGTCAAAAATTTCAAGTACAATTGACTGCGTTAATCAAAATAAGTTGACCAGTGCCATAGACGTTTTAAAAATATTCACTCTTAAACCCAAGCAGAATAAGTACTCAATAAGTAAGTCTTGTCCCGGGATAAAGTTTGATTGGCTAGAAGACATTATCGACTTCAATGATATTATGGAATCGGTAGTCCATTTAGGGAATGATGAAAAGCTTACTCAATTACATAGCTACATCGTTAGTTTTACCACAATATTTACAAACTATTCGACTAGAATACCCACGCTTTATCTGCCCAGACAAGAAGCCAATCCTTCATGGTTATCATTTTCATCCAGATCCACAAAACTGGTAGGACGAGATAATGAATTAAAAGCTTTAGAAAACTTCTTAGAGTCAGAGAAGCAATTCTCTTGGTGGCTGGTAACGGGCCGTGCGGGGACGGGAAAAAGCCGACTAGCACTGGAATTGTGCAATTTATACGAAAAACAAGGTTGGAATGTCGGCTTTTTGCAGCGGAGTACTACGGTCTTCGACTGGTCAAGATTCAAACCAACGAAAAACACATTAGTAATTGTGGACTATGTGGTAGGCAGAGCTCGAGAAGTTAGTGATTTGATCCTTGAATTATCGTATGCAAACAATACGAGTACTGCTATCCGTATTTTGCTTTTAGAAAGAGATAGTCAAAGTTGGTGGAGCAATTTCATTAGAGAGGACAGCTGGAGTGAAAACGCAGAGATGATGAATTCAAAATATCCCTATCCTGACTTAGCTTTAAATAGCTTAGCTAAAGCAGATATGTTGGAAATGTTAAAGGAGTTGAATGTTATTAATCAACCTGACGAGAGTAAAAGAAGTGATGATAAATTTCTTGAATGGATGAATCGACCTAATATTGGTGGGCGTCCGCTATATGTTATGTTATTCTCCAAATTTCCCAATGTAGATGAGCCAAACGAACTGTTAAGGACTGTATTAAAAAGAGAAGCTGGCAAGAGAAGAGAACGAATACAGGAAAGCTTATTGAAAAAACATGAGAATCTTTTGTTCCTAGCAACAATTGTCGGTGGTATTCTCGGCGAAGAGACAGGTTTTGAAAAACTCGATAAAGCTATCAATTCTGGCTTATTACCTCAACTTAGTGAAATAGACTTTGACAACTATTTTTCTTTGCTAGAGGTTTATAATGAAAGTACCGCAATACCAGGAATAACACCGGATTTACTTGGTGAATTACATGTCTTAGATTGCCTTAGCCTAAAAGACTTCCGCGGTGCTCCTTTTAGGCAGCTCTTAGAGCTGGCCTATAAAATACAACCTGATGATGTGATAGCATTTATCGTTAGGTGCTATTTCGATTTTCATGATCACCCTAGTTTTAAAATGCTAGTCAATCCTTCTTTGGACACAACTGAAAACAGAGTTACAAAAGCCAAGCTTGTCGCACAATTCGCCTGTTTTCAAAACGTATTATTTGACAAATTCTTACAAGCTGAAATTGATGGAATCACAGTGATTGGTGACTCAAATATCCAAGAATCTGAGCTCAATAAGTGGGTCGCACTATCAGAATATAATTACGCTTGTTCTCTAATGTTTCCAAAAGTACCATCCATCATTTTAGCCATTTCAGGTATGGATGGCGAACATAGAGCTAGTGAGGCCGAAAGGAGACTTAGAGCAGTGGTATCAAGAGTAGAAGAAAATTCGTCGATCAGATTTATGGCTCTTCTTAACTTAGGGACTTTACTTGACAACAATGAGGCTATCGATATATATACCGAAGTCATTGAATCAAATTTTTCCGATGATGAAACCAGAGCTTGTGCTCTCAATAATAGAGCGTATATCTATCAAGGAAGAGAAGATTACTTCGCAGCTATTAAGGACCGAGAACATGTGCTTACCCTTTCCAATACTTCATCAGATCGTCGTTTTGTAGCCCTGTTTGGTTGCGGCGAATCACACTTTTTACTTGGAATGTTTGACAAGGTCATTCAAGATATGACAACTATTATTGAATCGTCTGACATCATTCCGATTGATAAGATCTGTGCTTTAGTTTGCAGGTCAGTTGGCTATTATTTCAAGGGAGAGGTGCAAGCGAGTTCACTAGAAGATCTCCAACTAGCAGTTCAAAAGCTAATTAGATTTGTTACACATGAAGACTTGCAATCTAAATTATTAGACGCACTTTCTTTAAAAGATTGGGATAAATCCATCCAATTAGTACAGGACGATGAGAAGGCACCAGACAAGGATGCCATTGAGTTGTTGCGAACAATCTATCCATTTGTAATAGCACTAAGTTCTAATAACGACAATTTTCAAGATAGGGGTAGATGGGATGAATTGAGAAAAATGATAATTTCCAAGGCGAGTAGGTTGAGAGTTCACAATCCCAATATTGCTATGTAA
- a CDS encoding tyrosine-type recombinase/integrase, producing MSATTVNLFLDKRASKGDEGVIKWLVSHEGKQRLFTTGLKISEQDWDFLKKHKSGMPGQVKNDYRRKLWNKLFGSTYEEEYTGKEVESYLGRARTIVGKLEDDFSFQRFAYEISMFGQELKPSKETRDKNNVIQALTLKANEMNKEGRIGNALSYTSTSTSLLRFLESLTEKQRQELLNLPPLPIKEAKKKEIVLRFEYLTPAFLTTYEKWMLKHGRKRRGPKGSSSPATLTTVGIYCRHIRSVCNDAIDAGIMNRELYPFGKRRYMIPAGSNTKKALSKDDVLKIITHKCNPGFEQRSRDLWVFSYLCNGMNMNDICRIRWQDIEGDRLTFIRQKTARSTRGNQNTIKVTLFKETFDIIERWAVKSKNPKDYVFPFLEHDMTPERQKTVINQVVKITNQYMKDIAAANEITGDVNTYSARHSFATILLQSEAPLAFISQSLGHTSISTTESYLGSFDDEKTKKYLSALL from the coding sequence ATGAGCGCTACAACGGTAAATTTATTCCTCGACAAAAGAGCTTCAAAAGGTGATGAAGGTGTGATAAAATGGTTGGTTTCTCATGAGGGAAAACAGCGACTTTTCACCACAGGTTTGAAAATCTCAGAACAGGACTGGGACTTTCTCAAAAAGCACAAATCCGGTATGCCCGGACAAGTGAAAAATGATTACAGAAGAAAGTTATGGAACAAGCTTTTCGGAAGTACGTACGAGGAAGAGTATACCGGCAAGGAAGTAGAAAGTTATCTGGGTAGAGCCAGGACAATTGTGGGCAAACTAGAGGACGACTTCAGCTTTCAGCGATTCGCTTATGAGATAAGTATGTTTGGTCAGGAGTTGAAGCCTAGCAAGGAGACAAGGGATAAAAACAATGTCATTCAGGCTCTCACTTTGAAAGCAAACGAAATGAACAAGGAAGGCCGGATTGGAAATGCACTGAGCTACACCTCGACGTCCACCTCATTACTACGTTTTCTCGAGTCTCTCACCGAAAAGCAACGTCAGGAATTGCTGAACCTACCGCCCCTACCAATCAAGGAGGCGAAGAAAAAGGAGATTGTACTCCGCTTTGAATATCTGACCCCAGCATTTTTGACAACTTATGAGAAATGGATGCTCAAGCACGGTCGAAAACGTAGGGGACCGAAAGGAAGCTCATCCCCCGCTACCCTGACAACCGTTGGCATATATTGCCGGCACATCAGATCTGTTTGTAATGACGCCATTGACGCGGGCATTATGAATAGGGAGTTATACCCTTTTGGCAAGAGAAGGTATATGATACCGGCTGGCAGCAATACCAAAAAAGCACTCAGCAAAGATGACGTACTAAAAATCATAACGCATAAATGCAATCCAGGATTTGAACAGCGAAGCCGTGATCTATGGGTTTTTTCCTATTTATGTAATGGGATGAACATGAATGACATTTGTCGTATTCGCTGGCAGGACATTGAGGGCGACCGATTAACCTTTATCCGCCAAAAGACTGCTCGCTCAACCAGGGGTAACCAAAACACGATCAAAGTCACCTTATTCAAAGAAACTTTTGATATTATTGAACGCTGGGCGGTAAAGAGCAAAAACCCTAAGGATTATGTCTTCCCATTTTTGGAGCACGATATGACACCAGAAAGACAAAAGACTGTGATCAATCAGGTGGTAAAAATCACAAATCAATACATGAAGGACATTGCGGCGGCAAATGAAATCACCGGAGACGTTAATACGTACAGCGCCAGGCACTCTTTCGCAACAATCCTTCTGCAGTCAGAAGCGCCACTCGCTTTCATTAGCCAGTCACTTGGTCACACCTCGATTTCGACCACAGAAAGCTATTTAGGCAGTTTTGACGATGAAAAAACTAAGAAATATCTCAGCGCGTTGTTATAG
- a CDS encoding response regulator transcription factor, translating to MSEIRVLIVEDDPIIAEDIKEMLTNVDYTVLGIAYSKMEAIRLIDLYAPDLALLDINLNGSYEGFDIATHINNTRKIPFLYLTSYSGKEFVNQAKITSPMGYIIKPFNEAELYSSIEVALYNFSRFLLPASLNKDQINSILFTPLTDREFEILTGLYEGVTNQQLANRNFVSVNTVKTHLKNIYEKLETHTRSETISKLTEMLH from the coding sequence ATGTCCGAAATACGCGTACTCATTGTAGAAGATGACCCAATCATTGCCGAGGATATCAAGGAGATGCTCACGAATGTGGATTACACCGTGCTCGGCATTGCGTACTCAAAGATGGAGGCGATTCGACTGATTGATCTCTACGCTCCGGATCTGGCACTACTGGATATTAATCTAAACGGCTCTTATGAAGGATTTGATATCGCTACACACATCAACAACACACGTAAAATTCCGTTCCTTTACCTAACTTCTTACTCCGGTAAAGAATTTGTGAACCAGGCAAAAATCACCTCGCCTATGGGTTACATTATCAAACCCTTTAACGAAGCGGAGTTGTATTCCAGCATAGAGGTAGCGCTTTACAATTTTTCCAGGTTTTTACTTCCGGCAAGCCTTAACAAAGATCAAATCAACTCCATTCTTTTTACTCCCCTCACGGACCGCGAATTTGAGATCCTGACAGGCTTATACGAAGGAGTGACCAATCAGCAACTGGCAAACCGGAATTTTGTTTCAGTGAATACAGTCAAGACGCACCTGAAGAATATTTATGAAAAACTAGAAACCCATACGCGCTCAGAAACAATATCAAAGCTCACTGAGATGCTTCATTAG
- a CDS encoding histidine kinase dimerization/phosphoacceptor domain -containing protein gives MKPEYLKIVALSLWLFAVPWAVCQAQDAKRNSYQDSLQAMIDAPSTDPEIKEALFLLGEHLVQRDPDYADSIGTRLKSDFIDIRDSAEVRRVDYMLAAANRWQGDYATAISIYKKIYEYSKSRKDSVDIAQSGQFIGTLSMFIGQNVSAQQHLIEAASIYARIGTPAQKASVQSSLASFYMSLDQKKKAEERYLAALQQFTTMKDSAGMASVNANLGMLYTDLGDFKKAEDHLFRQKALNAIFPTLREMGFHYDFLGKLRQKQGRLGEAYQSLIQALRIREKLSSTYNLCESKLNIGEILILLKRYPEAIVHLNQVFDYQEHKSLNQQQQAYQLLSEAYEKTNNSEAALASFKAFKQISDSIYSEKSIRIIAEKDAEYNMNRQRDEIKLLNKEKEVSQSQLFRSRIIIYITIFGLVLIMVAAILVLLLYKKIKYKNELISRTLRDKELLMHEIHHRVKNNLQLISSLLNLQSKYVYDEIAFEALQKGRHRVKSMAILHQQLYTGKEITDVNMEDYLRELANNIVGQYAKAEKSPTLDISVHEVLMNVDQAISVGLIVNELLTNALKHAFPTERSESGLIEVIMSNAEKGGWMLTVRDNGIGGRSEIPAGEQKGNDAFGRRLVSLLAQKLGAMVQTKDDNGTEITIRIPQLAANEASQ, from the coding sequence ATGAAACCAGAGTATCTGAAGATCGTCGCGTTATCACTTTGGCTGTTTGCTGTGCCGTGGGCTGTATGTCAGGCGCAGGACGCAAAAAGAAATAGCTATCAGGACAGCCTTCAGGCTATGATAGATGCGCCATCGACTGATCCGGAAATAAAAGAAGCTCTATTTTTGCTGGGAGAACACCTTGTTCAACGTGATCCAGACTACGCCGACAGCATTGGAACCAGACTGAAAAGTGATTTCATTGACATTCGTGATTCAGCAGAAGTGCGAAGGGTCGATTATATGCTAGCTGCTGCCAACAGGTGGCAGGGAGACTACGCCACCGCCATCTCAATTTATAAGAAGATTTACGAGTATTCAAAAAGTAGAAAGGACTCCGTTGACATTGCTCAGAGCGGACAATTCATTGGCACTCTTTCCATGTTCATTGGTCAGAATGTTTCAGCACAACAGCATTTGATAGAAGCGGCATCGATATATGCGAGGATAGGTACACCCGCGCAGAAAGCGTCTGTACAAAGTAGTCTTGCCAGTTTTTATATGAGTCTGGATCAAAAGAAAAAAGCTGAGGAACGTTATTTGGCTGCGCTTCAGCAATTCACAACAATGAAGGACAGTGCTGGAATGGCCAGTGTGAACGCTAATCTTGGCATGCTATATACAGATTTGGGTGATTTTAAAAAAGCAGAAGATCACCTGTTTCGGCAAAAAGCGCTGAACGCAATTTTTCCAACACTTCGGGAAATGGGATTTCACTACGATTTTTTGGGGAAACTCAGGCAAAAACAAGGTAGGCTCGGGGAAGCCTACCAGAGTTTAATTCAAGCATTACGAATAAGAGAAAAGCTGAGTAGTACCTATAACTTATGCGAGTCGAAGCTTAACATCGGTGAGATTCTGATACTTTTGAAGCGATATCCTGAAGCTATTGTTCACCTAAATCAAGTATTTGATTATCAGGAGCATAAATCACTTAACCAGCAGCAACAAGCCTATCAGCTATTGTCTGAGGCGTACGAGAAAACGAATAACAGCGAGGCAGCCCTTGCGAGTTTTAAAGCTTTCAAGCAGATATCGGATTCCATTTATTCGGAAAAATCAATCAGAATAATTGCCGAAAAGGACGCTGAATATAATATGAACCGGCAGCGCGATGAAATAAAGCTTTTGAACAAAGAGAAGGAGGTCTCACAGTCACAGTTGTTTCGTTCAAGAATAATCATATATATAACCATATTTGGACTGGTGCTCATAATGGTCGCGGCAATCTTGGTTCTCTTACTGTACAAAAAGATTAAATACAAGAACGAGCTTATCTCCAGAACCCTACGCGATAAGGAACTCCTAATGCATGAAATACACCATCGGGTAAAAAATAATCTCCAGTTGATTTCCAGTCTCCTTAACCTGCAGTCAAAATACGTTTACGATGAAATTGCATTCGAAGCACTTCAGAAAGGGCGTCATCGTGTTAAATCCATGGCTATCTTACATCAACAGCTTTATACAGGAAAGGAAATAACCGACGTAAATATGGAGGATTATCTCAGAGAATTGGCTAACAATATAGTGGGACAGTATGCCAAGGCTGAAAAAAGCCCCACCCTTGATATAAGCGTACATGAGGTTTTAATGAATGTGGATCAAGCAATTTCTGTCGGATTGATAGTAAACGAATTACTTACAAACGCGCTAAAGCATGCTTTCCCAACAGAGAGGTCGGAGTCGGGATTGATCGAGGTCATTATGAGTAATGCAGAGAAAGGCGGTTGGATGTTAACGGTCAGGGATAATGGAATAGGCGGGCGGTCTGAAATACCGGCGGGGGAACAGAAAGGAAATGACGCTTTCGGCAGGAGATTGGTGAGTTTATTGGCTCAGAAGTTAGGAGCAATGGTACAGACAAAGGATGACAACGGAACCGAAATCACAATCCGGATACCTCAATTGGCTGCTAATGAAGCATCTCAGTGA